The Bos indicus x Bos taurus breed Angus x Brahman F1 hybrid chromosome 25, Bos_hybrid_MaternalHap_v2.0, whole genome shotgun sequence genome has a window encoding:
- the RBBP6 gene encoding E3 ubiquitin-protein ligase RBBP6 isoform X1 — MSCVHYKFSSKLNYDTVTFDGLHISLCDLKKQIMGREKLKAADCDLQITNAQTKEEYTDDNALIPKNSSVIVRRIPIGGVKSTSKTYVISRTEPVMGTSKAIDDSSASISLAQLTKTANLAEANASEEDKIKAMMSQSGHEYDPINYMKKPLGPPPPSYTCFRCGKPGHYIKNCPTNGDKNFESGPRIKKSTGIPRSFMMEVKDPNMKGAMLTNTGKYAIPTIDAEAYAIGKKEKPPFLPEEPSSSSEEDDPIPDELLCLICKDIMTDAVVIPCCGNSYCDECIRTALLESDEHTCPTCHQNDVSPDALIANKFLRQAVNNFKNETGYTKRLRKQLPPPPPPIPPPRPLIQRNLQPLMRSPISRQQDPLMIPVTSSSTHPAPSMSSLTSNQSSLAPPVPGNPSSAPAPVPDITATVSISVHSEKSDGPFRDSDNKILPAAALASEHSKGASSIAITALMEEKGYQVPVLGTPSLLGQSLLHGQLIPTTGPVRINAARPGGGRPGWEHSNKLGYLVSPPQQIRRGERSCYRSINRGRHHSERSQRTQGPSLPATPVFVPVPPPPLYPPPPHTLPLPGVPPPQFSPQFPPGQPPPAGYTVPPPGFPPAPTNLSAPWVSSGVQTAHSNTIPTTQAPPLSREEFYREQRRLKEEEKKKSKLDEFTNDFAKELMEYKKIQKERRRSFSRSKSPYSGSSYSRSSYTYSKSRSGSTRSRSYSRSFSRSHSRSYSRSPPYPRRGRGKSRNYRSRSRSHGYHRSRSRSPPYRRYHSRSRSPQAFRGQSPNKRNVPQGETEREYFNRFREVPPPYDMKAYYGRSVDFRDPFEKERYREWERKYREWYEKYYKGFATGAQPRPSANRENFSPERFLPLNLRNSPFTRGRREDYSGGQSHRSRNVGGNYPEKLSSRDSHNQKDNTKSKDKEGENAPGDGKGNKHKKHRKRRKGEESEGFLNPELLDTSRKSREPTSGEENKTDSLFVLPSRDDATPVRDEPMDAESITFKSVSEKDKREKDKPKAKGDKTKRKNDGSTVSKKETVVKPAKGPQEKLDGEREKSPRSEPPLKKAKEETPKTDNVKSSSSSQKDEKTVGTPRKAHSKSVKEHQETKLVKEEKVKKDYSKDIKSEKVASKEEKARKPNEKSKPLDSKGEKRKRKTEEKSVDKDFESSSMKISKLEVTEIVKPSPKRKMELDIEKMDRTPEKDKISSSAAPAKKIKLNRETGKKIGSTENVSNTKEPSEKLESTSGKVKQEKVKGKVRRKVTGTEGSSSTLVDYTSTSSTGGSPVRKSEEKTDTKRTVIKTMEEYNNDNTAPAEDVIIMIQVPQSKWDKDDFESEEEDVKSTSQPISSVGKPASVIKNVSTKPPNAIKYTEKESESSEKIQKLAKEVSHETAQHEVKSSKNSASSEKGKTKDRDHSVLEKENPEKRKNNSTQPEKDSNLDRLNEQGNFKSLSQSSKETRTSGKEDKHDSVRGSSNKDFTPNRDKKTDYDNREYSSSKRRDERNELTRRKDSPSRSKDSASGQKTKPREERDLPKKGTGDSKKSNSSPTRDKKPHDHKATYDTKRLSEETKSVDKNPCKDREKHMLEAKNSKESSGNKSLSILNPPDPQIEKEPVTGQIDKNTIKPKPQLSHSSRLSSDLTRETDEAAFEPDYNESDSESNVSIKEEETAGKVSKELKDKVVEKAKESLDTAAVSQAGVTRSQSQSSPSVSPSRSHSPSGSQTRSHSSSASSAESQDSKKKKKKKEKKKHKKHKKHKKHKKHAGTEAELEKSQKHKHKKKKSKKSKDKEKEKEKDDQKVKSVTV; from the exons AATATACTGATGATAATGCTCTAATTCCTAAAAATTCATCTGTAATTGTTAGAAGAATTCCTATTGGAGGTGTTAAATCTACAAGCAAGACATATGTTat aaGTCGAACTGAACCAGTGATGGGAACTTCAAAAGCA ATTGATGACTCTTCTGCGTCTATTTCTCTGGCCCAGCTTacaaag ACTGCCAATCTGGCTGAAGCCAATGCTTCTGAAGAAGATAAAATTAAAGCAATGATGTCGCAATCTGGCCATGAATACGACCCGATCAA ttaCATGAAGAAACCTTTAGGTCCACCACCTCCATCTTATACTTGTTTCCGTTGTGGTAAACCTGGCCATTATATTAAGAATTGCCCAACAAATGGG GATAAGAACTTTGAATCTGGTCCTAGGATTAAAAAGAGCACTGGAATTCCCAGAAGTTTTATGATGGAAGTGAAAGATCCTAACATGAAAGGTGCAATGCTTACCAACACTGGAAAATATGCCATACCAACTATAGATGC AGAGGCATATGCaattgggaagaaagaaaaaccaccTTTTTTGCCAGAGGAACCATCATCATCTTCAGAAGAAGATGATCCTATCCCAGATGAGTTGTTGTGTCTCATCTGCAAAGATATTATGACTGATGCTGTTGTCATTCCCTGCTGTGGAAACAGTTACTGTGATGAAT GTATAAGGACAGCACTCTTGGAATCAGATGAACATACATGTCCAACATGTCATCAGAATGACGTCTCTCCTGACGCTTTAATTGCCAATAAGTTCTTACGACAG GCTGTTAATAACTTCAAAAATGAAACTGGTTATACGAAAAGACTAAGAAAACAgttacccccaccccctcccccaatacCACCTCCAAGACCACTCATCCAGCGGAACCTACAGCCTCTGATGAGATCTCCAATATCAAGACAGCAAGATCCTCTGATGATTCCAGTGACATCTTCATCAACTCACCCGGCTCCATCTATGTCTTCACTAACCTCTAATCAGTCTTCTTTGGCCCCTCCTGTCCCTGGAAATCCATCTTCTGCCCCAGCCCCCGTACCTGATATAACTGCAACAGTCTCCATATCAGTCCACTCAGAAAAATCAGATGGACCTTTTCG ggaTTCAGATAATAAAATACTGCCAGCTGCAGCACTTGCATCAGAACATTCAAAGGGAGCTTCTTCAATTGCAATTACTGCTCTTATGGAAGAGAAG GGTTACCAGGTGCCTGTACTTGGAACCCCCTCTTTGCTTGGACAGTCATTATTGCATGGACAATTGATCCCCACAACTG GTCCAGTAAGAATAAATGCTGCTCGTCCAGGTGGTGGTCGACCAGGTTGGGAACA TTCCAACAAACTTGGATACTTGGTTTCTCCACCACAGCAAattagaagaggagagagaagctgCTACAG AAGTATAAACCGTGGACGACACCACAGCGAAAGATCACAGAGAACTCAAGGCCCGTCACTGCCAGCAACTCCAGTGTTTGTGCCTGTCCCACCCCCTCCCTTGTATCCGCCTCCTCCCCACACACTTCCTCTCCCAGGTGTTCCTCCACCACAGTTCtctcctcagtttcctcctggCCAGCCACCACCTGCTGGGTATACTGTTCCCCCTCCAGGGTTTCCTCCAGCTCCAACCAATTTATCTGCACCTTGGGTGTCATCTGGAGTACAGACTGCTCATTCTAATACCATCCCAACAACACAAGCACCACCTTTGTCCAGGGAAGAATTCTATAGAGAGCAACGACGACTAAAAGAAGA ggaaaagaaaaagtccaAGCTAGATGAGTTTACAAATGATTTTGCTAAGGAATTGATGGAATACAAAAAGATTCAAAAGGAGCGTAGGCGCTCATTTTCCAG gtccAAGTCTCCCTATAGTGGTTCATCCTATTCAAGAAGTTCATATACTTATTCTAAATCAAGATCTGGTTCAACGCGGTCACGTTCTTATTCTCGATCATTTAGCCGCTCACATTCTCGTTCCTATTCACGATCACCTCCATACcccagaagaggcagaggaaagagtCGAAACTACCGTTCACGGTCTAGATCGCACGGGTATCATCGATCTAGGTCAAGGTCACCTCCATATAGACGGTATCACTCACGATCAAGATCTCCTCAAGCATTTAGGGGACAGTCTCCTAATAAACGTAATGTACCTCAAGGAGAAACAGAGCGTGAATATTTTAACAGATTCAGAGAAGTTCCACCACCTTATGACATGAAAGCTTATTATGGGAGGAGTGTTGACTTTAGAGACCCATTTGAGAAAGAACGTTATCGAGAATGGGAGAGAAAATATCGAGAGTGGTATGAAAAGTATTACAAAGGCTTTGCTACTGGAGCACAGCCTAGACCATCAGCAAATAGAGAGAACTTTTCTCCAGAAAGATTTTTACCACTTAACCTTAGGAATTCTCCCTTCACAAGAGGCCGCAGAGAGGATTACTCTGGTGGACAGAGTCATAGAAGTCGAAATGTAGGTGGCAACTATCCAGAAAAGCTTTCATCGAGAGACAGTCACAATCAGAAGGATAATACAAAgtcaaaagacaaggaaggtgaaaatgctccaggagatggtaaaggaaataaacataagaaacatcgaaaaagaagaaagggggaagAAAGTGAAGGCTTTCTGAACCCAGAGTTACTAGACACTTCTAGGAAATCAAGAGAGCCTACAAGTggtgaggaaaataaaacagactcATTGTTTGTTCTCCCAAGTAGAGATGATGCTACACCTGTTAGAGATGAACCAATGGATGCTGAATCCATTACTTTTAAATCAGTGTCTgaaaaagacaagagagaaaaagataaacctAAAGCAAAAGGTGACAAGACCAAACGGAAAAATGATGGATCTACTGTATCCAAAAAAGAAACTGTTGTAAAACCTGCTAAAGGACCCCAAGAAAAACTAGATGGAGAGCGTGAAAAATCTCCTCGATCTGAACCTCCACTTAAAAAAGCCAAAGAGGAGACCCCGAAGACTGACAATGTGAAATCATCATCTTCCtctcaaaaagatgaaaagacgGTTGGTACCCCCAGAAAAGCTCACTCAAAGTCAGTAAAGGAGCACCAGGAGACAAAACTAGTCAAAGAggaaaaagtgaagaaggactactCCAAAGACATCAAGTCAGAGAAGGTAGCTAGTAAGGAAGAAAAGGCCAGGAAGCCTAATGAGAAAAGTAAACCACTTGATAGcaagggagaaaaaaggaagagaaaaactgaagaaaaaagtgTAGATAAAGATTTTGAGTCATCTTCAATGAAAATCTCTAAATTAGAAGTAACTGAAATAGTGAAACCATCACCCAAGCGCAAAATGGAGCTTGATATTGAAAAGATGGATAGGACAcctgaaaaagacaaaatttcaTCATCAGCTGCTCCAGCCAAAAAAATCAAGCTTAACAGAGAAACTGGTAAAAAAATTGGAAGTACAGAAAATGTATCTAACACAAAAGAACCCTCTGAAAAATTGGAATCAACATCTGGCAAagtgaaacaagaaaaagtcaaaggAAAGGTCAGGCGGAAAGTGACTGGAACTGAAGGATCCAGCTCAACACTTGTGGATTATACCAG taCCAGTTCAACTGGAGGCAGTCCTGTGCGGAAATCTGAAGAAAAAACAGATACAAAGCGAACTGTCATTAAAACAATGGAAGAATATAATAATGACAACACAGCTCCTGCTGAAGATGTTATTATTATGATCCAGGTTCCCCAATCCAAATGGGATAAAGATGACTTTGAATCTGAAGAAGAAGATGTTAAATCCACCTCACAGCCTATATCAAGTGTAGGAAAACCTGCCAGTGTTATAAAAAATGTTAGCACTAAACCACCAAATGCAATCAAGTatactgaaaaagaaagtgaatcaTCAGAGAAAATTCAGAAACTCGCCAAGGAAGTGAGCCATGAAACTGCACAGCATGAGGTCAAAAGTTCAAAAAACTCTGCATCTAGTGAAAAAGGGAAAACCAAAGATCGAGATCACTCAGTATTGGAAAAGGAAAacccagaaaagagaaagaacaacagcACTCAGCCAGAGAAAGATAGTAATCTGGACCGTCTGAATGAgcaaggaaattttaaaagtctgtctCAGTCTTCCAAAGAGACTAGAACTTCTGGGAAAGAAGATAAGCATGATTCCGTTCGAGGGTCCTCAAATAAAGACTTCACTCCCAACAGAGACAAAAAAACAGATTATGACAACAGAGAGTATTCAAGTTCCAAACGTAgagatgaaaggaatgaattaacAAGAAGAAAAGACTCTCCTTCTCGGAGTAAAGACTCTGCATCTGGACAAAAAACTAAGCCAAGGGAGGAGAGAGATTTGCCTAAAAAAGGAACAGGAGATTCCAAAAAAAGTAATTCTAGTCCCACGAGAGACAAAAAACCTCATGATCATAAAGCCACTTATGATACTAAACGCTTAAGTGAAGAGACAAAATCTGTAGATAAAAATCCCTGTAAAGATCGTGAGAAACATATGTTAGAGGCAAAGAACAGTAAAGAGTCAAGTGGCAATAAATCACTTAGTATACTTAACCCACCTGACCCACAGATTGAGAAAGAGCCAGTTACTGGGCAAATTGATAAGAACACCATCAAGCCTAAGCCCCAGTTAAGTCACTCCTCTCGACTGTCCTCTGACTTAACTAGAGAAACTGATGAAGCTGCTTTTGAACCAGACTATaatgaaagtgacagtgaaagcaATGTGTCtataaaagaggaagaaactgcAGGAAAGGTTTCTAAAGAACTGAAAGATAAAGtagtggagaaagcaaaggagagccTGGACACGGCAGCAGTCAGCCAGGCAGGCGTCACCAGGAGCCAGAGTCAGAGCAGCCCGAGTGTCAGTCCAAGCAGAAGTCACAGCCCTTCTGGAAGCCAAACCCGGAGCCACAGCAGCAGTGCCAGCTCTGCAGAAAGTCAGGAcagcaagaagaagaagaaaaagaaggaaaagaaaaagcacaagaaACATAAAAAGCATAAGAAGCATAAGAAGCATGCAGGCACTGAAGCAGAATTGGAAAAAAGCCAAAAACACAAAcataagaaaaagaagtcaaagaagagcaaagataaagaaaaggagaaggagaaggatgaCCAAAAagtgaaatctgtcactgtgtag
- the RBBP6 gene encoding E3 ubiquitin-protein ligase RBBP6 isoform X2, with amino-acid sequence MSCVHYKFSSKLNYDTVTFDGLHISLCDLKKQIMGREKLKAADCDLQITNAQTKEEYTDDNALIPKNSSVIVRRIPIGGVKSTSKTYVISRTEPVMGTSKAIDDSSASISLAQLTKTANLAEANASEEDKIKAMMSQSGHEYDPINYMKKPLGPPPPSYTCFRCGKPGHYIKNCPTNGDKNFESGPRIKKSTGIPRSFMMEVKDPNMKGAMLTNTGKYAIPTIDAEAYAIGKKEKPPFLPEEPSSSSEEDDPIPDELLCLICKDIMTDAVVIPCCGNSYCDECIRTALLESDEHTCPTCHQNDVSPDALIANKFLRQAVNNFKNETGYTKRLRKQLPPPPPPIPPPRPLIQRNLQPLMRSPISRQQDPLMIPVTSSSTHPAPSMSSLTSNQSSLAPPVPGNPSSAPAPVPDITATVSISVHSEKSDGPFRDSDNKILPAAALASEHSKGASSIAITALMEEKGYQVPVLGTPSLLGQSLLHGQLIPTTGPVRINAARPGGGRPGWEHSNKLGYLVSPPQQIRRGERSCYRSINRGRHHSERSQRTQGPSLPATPVFVPVPPPPLYPPPPHTLPLPGVPPPQFSPQFPPGQPPPAGYTVPPPGFPPAPTNLSAPWVSSGVQTAHSNTIPTTQAPPLSREEFYREQRRLKEESKSPYSGSSYSRSSYTYSKSRSGSTRSRSYSRSFSRSHSRSYSRSPPYPRRGRGKSRNYRSRSRSHGYHRSRSRSPPYRRYHSRSRSPQAFRGQSPNKRNVPQGETEREYFNRFREVPPPYDMKAYYGRSVDFRDPFEKERYREWERKYREWYEKYYKGFATGAQPRPSANRENFSPERFLPLNLRNSPFTRGRREDYSGGQSHRSRNVGGNYPEKLSSRDSHNQKDNTKSKDKEGENAPGDGKGNKHKKHRKRRKGEESEGFLNPELLDTSRKSREPTSGEENKTDSLFVLPSRDDATPVRDEPMDAESITFKSVSEKDKREKDKPKAKGDKTKRKNDGSTVSKKETVVKPAKGPQEKLDGEREKSPRSEPPLKKAKEETPKTDNVKSSSSSQKDEKTVGTPRKAHSKSVKEHQETKLVKEEKVKKDYSKDIKSEKVASKEEKARKPNEKSKPLDSKGEKRKRKTEEKSVDKDFESSSMKISKLEVTEIVKPSPKRKMELDIEKMDRTPEKDKISSSAAPAKKIKLNRETGKKIGSTENVSNTKEPSEKLESTSGKVKQEKVKGKVRRKVTGTEGSSSTLVDYTSTSSTGGSPVRKSEEKTDTKRTVIKTMEEYNNDNTAPAEDVIIMIQVPQSKWDKDDFESEEEDVKSTSQPISSVGKPASVIKNVSTKPPNAIKYTEKESESSEKIQKLAKEVSHETAQHEVKSSKNSASSEKGKTKDRDHSVLEKENPEKRKNNSTQPEKDSNLDRLNEQGNFKSLSQSSKETRTSGKEDKHDSVRGSSNKDFTPNRDKKTDYDNREYSSSKRRDERNELTRRKDSPSRSKDSASGQKTKPREERDLPKKGTGDSKKSNSSPTRDKKPHDHKATYDTKRLSEETKSVDKNPCKDREKHMLEAKNSKESSGNKSLSILNPPDPQIEKEPVTGQIDKNTIKPKPQLSHSSRLSSDLTRETDEAAFEPDYNESDSESNVSIKEEETAGKVSKELKDKVVEKAKESLDTAAVSQAGVTRSQSQSSPSVSPSRSHSPSGSQTRSHSSSASSAESQDSKKKKKKKEKKKHKKHKKHKKHKKHAGTEAELEKSQKHKHKKKKSKKSKDKEKEKEKDDQKVKSVTV; translated from the exons AATATACTGATGATAATGCTCTAATTCCTAAAAATTCATCTGTAATTGTTAGAAGAATTCCTATTGGAGGTGTTAAATCTACAAGCAAGACATATGTTat aaGTCGAACTGAACCAGTGATGGGAACTTCAAAAGCA ATTGATGACTCTTCTGCGTCTATTTCTCTGGCCCAGCTTacaaag ACTGCCAATCTGGCTGAAGCCAATGCTTCTGAAGAAGATAAAATTAAAGCAATGATGTCGCAATCTGGCCATGAATACGACCCGATCAA ttaCATGAAGAAACCTTTAGGTCCACCACCTCCATCTTATACTTGTTTCCGTTGTGGTAAACCTGGCCATTATATTAAGAATTGCCCAACAAATGGG GATAAGAACTTTGAATCTGGTCCTAGGATTAAAAAGAGCACTGGAATTCCCAGAAGTTTTATGATGGAAGTGAAAGATCCTAACATGAAAGGTGCAATGCTTACCAACACTGGAAAATATGCCATACCAACTATAGATGC AGAGGCATATGCaattgggaagaaagaaaaaccaccTTTTTTGCCAGAGGAACCATCATCATCTTCAGAAGAAGATGATCCTATCCCAGATGAGTTGTTGTGTCTCATCTGCAAAGATATTATGACTGATGCTGTTGTCATTCCCTGCTGTGGAAACAGTTACTGTGATGAAT GTATAAGGACAGCACTCTTGGAATCAGATGAACATACATGTCCAACATGTCATCAGAATGACGTCTCTCCTGACGCTTTAATTGCCAATAAGTTCTTACGACAG GCTGTTAATAACTTCAAAAATGAAACTGGTTATACGAAAAGACTAAGAAAACAgttacccccaccccctcccccaatacCACCTCCAAGACCACTCATCCAGCGGAACCTACAGCCTCTGATGAGATCTCCAATATCAAGACAGCAAGATCCTCTGATGATTCCAGTGACATCTTCATCAACTCACCCGGCTCCATCTATGTCTTCACTAACCTCTAATCAGTCTTCTTTGGCCCCTCCTGTCCCTGGAAATCCATCTTCTGCCCCAGCCCCCGTACCTGATATAACTGCAACAGTCTCCATATCAGTCCACTCAGAAAAATCAGATGGACCTTTTCG ggaTTCAGATAATAAAATACTGCCAGCTGCAGCACTTGCATCAGAACATTCAAAGGGAGCTTCTTCAATTGCAATTACTGCTCTTATGGAAGAGAAG GGTTACCAGGTGCCTGTACTTGGAACCCCCTCTTTGCTTGGACAGTCATTATTGCATGGACAATTGATCCCCACAACTG GTCCAGTAAGAATAAATGCTGCTCGTCCAGGTGGTGGTCGACCAGGTTGGGAACA TTCCAACAAACTTGGATACTTGGTTTCTCCACCACAGCAAattagaagaggagagagaagctgCTACAG AAGTATAAACCGTGGACGACACCACAGCGAAAGATCACAGAGAACTCAAGGCCCGTCACTGCCAGCAACTCCAGTGTTTGTGCCTGTCCCACCCCCTCCCTTGTATCCGCCTCCTCCCCACACACTTCCTCTCCCAGGTGTTCCTCCACCACAGTTCtctcctcagtttcctcctggCCAGCCACCACCTGCTGGGTATACTGTTCCCCCTCCAGGGTTTCCTCCAGCTCCAACCAATTTATCTGCACCTTGGGTGTCATCTGGAGTACAGACTGCTCATTCTAATACCATCCCAACAACACAAGCACCACCTTTGTCCAGGGAAGAATTCTATAGAGAGCAACGACGACTAAAAGAAGA gtccAAGTCTCCCTATAGTGGTTCATCCTATTCAAGAAGTTCATATACTTATTCTAAATCAAGATCTGGTTCAACGCGGTCACGTTCTTATTCTCGATCATTTAGCCGCTCACATTCTCGTTCCTATTCACGATCACCTCCATACcccagaagaggcagaggaaagagtCGAAACTACCGTTCACGGTCTAGATCGCACGGGTATCATCGATCTAGGTCAAGGTCACCTCCATATAGACGGTATCACTCACGATCAAGATCTCCTCAAGCATTTAGGGGACAGTCTCCTAATAAACGTAATGTACCTCAAGGAGAAACAGAGCGTGAATATTTTAACAGATTCAGAGAAGTTCCACCACCTTATGACATGAAAGCTTATTATGGGAGGAGTGTTGACTTTAGAGACCCATTTGAGAAAGAACGTTATCGAGAATGGGAGAGAAAATATCGAGAGTGGTATGAAAAGTATTACAAAGGCTTTGCTACTGGAGCACAGCCTAGACCATCAGCAAATAGAGAGAACTTTTCTCCAGAAAGATTTTTACCACTTAACCTTAGGAATTCTCCCTTCACAAGAGGCCGCAGAGAGGATTACTCTGGTGGACAGAGTCATAGAAGTCGAAATGTAGGTGGCAACTATCCAGAAAAGCTTTCATCGAGAGACAGTCACAATCAGAAGGATAATACAAAgtcaaaagacaaggaaggtgaaaatgctccaggagatggtaaaggaaataaacataagaaacatcgaaaaagaagaaagggggaagAAAGTGAAGGCTTTCTGAACCCAGAGTTACTAGACACTTCTAGGAAATCAAGAGAGCCTACAAGTggtgaggaaaataaaacagactcATTGTTTGTTCTCCCAAGTAGAGATGATGCTACACCTGTTAGAGATGAACCAATGGATGCTGAATCCATTACTTTTAAATCAGTGTCTgaaaaagacaagagagaaaaagataaacctAAAGCAAAAGGTGACAAGACCAAACGGAAAAATGATGGATCTACTGTATCCAAAAAAGAAACTGTTGTAAAACCTGCTAAAGGACCCCAAGAAAAACTAGATGGAGAGCGTGAAAAATCTCCTCGATCTGAACCTCCACTTAAAAAAGCCAAAGAGGAGACCCCGAAGACTGACAATGTGAAATCATCATCTTCCtctcaaaaagatgaaaagacgGTTGGTACCCCCAGAAAAGCTCACTCAAAGTCAGTAAAGGAGCACCAGGAGACAAAACTAGTCAAAGAggaaaaagtgaagaaggactactCCAAAGACATCAAGTCAGAGAAGGTAGCTAGTAAGGAAGAAAAGGCCAGGAAGCCTAATGAGAAAAGTAAACCACTTGATAGcaagggagaaaaaaggaagagaaaaactgaagaaaaaagtgTAGATAAAGATTTTGAGTCATCTTCAATGAAAATCTCTAAATTAGAAGTAACTGAAATAGTGAAACCATCACCCAAGCGCAAAATGGAGCTTGATATTGAAAAGATGGATAGGACAcctgaaaaagacaaaatttcaTCATCAGCTGCTCCAGCCAAAAAAATCAAGCTTAACAGAGAAACTGGTAAAAAAATTGGAAGTACAGAAAATGTATCTAACACAAAAGAACCCTCTGAAAAATTGGAATCAACATCTGGCAAagtgaaacaagaaaaagtcaaaggAAAGGTCAGGCGGAAAGTGACTGGAACTGAAGGATCCAGCTCAACACTTGTGGATTATACCAG taCCAGTTCAACTGGAGGCAGTCCTGTGCGGAAATCTGAAGAAAAAACAGATACAAAGCGAACTGTCATTAAAACAATGGAAGAATATAATAATGACAACACAGCTCCTGCTGAAGATGTTATTATTATGATCCAGGTTCCCCAATCCAAATGGGATAAAGATGACTTTGAATCTGAAGAAGAAGATGTTAAATCCACCTCACAGCCTATATCAAGTGTAGGAAAACCTGCCAGTGTTATAAAAAATGTTAGCACTAAACCACCAAATGCAATCAAGTatactgaaaaagaaagtgaatcaTCAGAGAAAATTCAGAAACTCGCCAAGGAAGTGAGCCATGAAACTGCACAGCATGAGGTCAAAAGTTCAAAAAACTCTGCATCTAGTGAAAAAGGGAAAACCAAAGATCGAGATCACTCAGTATTGGAAAAGGAAAacccagaaaagagaaagaacaacagcACTCAGCCAGAGAAAGATAGTAATCTGGACCGTCTGAATGAgcaaggaaattttaaaagtctgtctCAGTCTTCCAAAGAGACTAGAACTTCTGGGAAAGAAGATAAGCATGATTCCGTTCGAGGGTCCTCAAATAAAGACTTCACTCCCAACAGAGACAAAAAAACAGATTATGACAACAGAGAGTATTCAAGTTCCAAACGTAgagatgaaaggaatgaattaacAAGAAGAAAAGACTCTCCTTCTCGGAGTAAAGACTCTGCATCTGGACAAAAAACTAAGCCAAGGGAGGAGAGAGATTTGCCTAAAAAAGGAACAGGAGATTCCAAAAAAAGTAATTCTAGTCCCACGAGAGACAAAAAACCTCATGATCATAAAGCCACTTATGATACTAAACGCTTAAGTGAAGAGACAAAATCTGTAGATAAAAATCCCTGTAAAGATCGTGAGAAACATATGTTAGAGGCAAAGAACAGTAAAGAGTCAAGTGGCAATAAATCACTTAGTATACTTAACCCACCTGACCCACAGATTGAGAAAGAGCCAGTTACTGGGCAAATTGATAAGAACACCATCAAGCCTAAGCCCCAGTTAAGTCACTCCTCTCGACTGTCCTCTGACTTAACTAGAGAAACTGATGAAGCTGCTTTTGAACCAGACTATaatgaaagtgacagtgaaagcaATGTGTCtataaaagaggaagaaactgcAGGAAAGGTTTCTAAAGAACTGAAAGATAAAGtagtggagaaagcaaaggagagccTGGACACGGCAGCAGTCAGCCAGGCAGGCGTCACCAGGAGCCAGAGTCAGAGCAGCCCGAGTGTCAGTCCAAGCAGAAGTCACAGCCCTTCTGGAAGCCAAACCCGGAGCCACAGCAGCAGTGCCAGCTCTGCAGAAAGTCAGGAcagcaagaagaagaagaaaaagaaggaaaagaaaaagcacaagaaACATAAAAAGCATAAGAAGCATAAGAAGCATGCAGGCACTGAAGCAGAATTGGAAAAAAGCCAAAAACACAAAcataagaaaaagaagtcaaagaagagcaaagataaagaaaaggagaaggagaaggatgaCCAAAAagtgaaatctgtcactgtgtag